A genomic region of Gemmata massiliana contains the following coding sequences:
- a CDS encoding YXWGXW repeat-containing protein encodes MTERVLKVLPLGVFGSLVLALVAINPAPAQDPIPLVSPDPEPIPLPLPRPGQQGQPVEPAPPTQPGQGDGIEVLAKGPVHEAFAATAEAPAESPVVAKQPPDPVEELPPDQKPEGDNVQWIPGYWSWDEEGSQFIWVSGFWRQPPPGRVWVPGSWREVRGGWQYVPGFWQELTPPQPQQLQQPQVQPEIEYLPQPPVTLEVGPTVEAPNTASVYVPGSWVWRNKYVWRPGVWVEYRRDWVWVPARYHWTPAGYVFCDGYWDYPLATRGVLFAPVVISRPVYTRRAFVYTPVYVVSEPCMTGALFVRRGHGNYYFGDYFDNRYATGGYTAWCGTVGRNGFAIGFGVGRTWGYDPLWSYYSVHYRSTPRWQGGVNDLYAGRYRGEVARPPVTLVQQNRTINNITKTNVTNVTNNITVVNGASTVNNRDVSNVAMLAPLKVAPDLQRTKFEAVSAERRRDEATAAKQIREVAVQRTKLETAAVNQPKPVVPPGATQPPTKPQTIKLDVPKTAIQRAAVSTDEKKAPPPNPHRSINTPGAKVDPKAPVNPSITPMPKVDPKTPGTPPVNPVPKVDPPKIDPKMPVKPGIPPTQPPVNPATPKIDPPKTPGTPLPKVDPKPPVNPPVSPMPKIEPPKVDPKPVTPPVSPKVDPPKGMPVVPKVDPKPTTPPVVPPTQPPVTPLPRVDPKPPVIPPTTPLSKIEPKGPTTPPVTPKVEPKRNPPTPPKADPRPTSPPKGDQKPSLAVVPAVQPQPKPAVIPPVAQPQPKPVVAAPTVQPKAQPTPAPVVQPRPAAIVPTAPPTKVVQPPKAQQPPAEQPKTQPAPVGKPAKKPR; translated from the coding sequence ATGACCGAACGAGTGCTGAAGGTGCTGCCCCTCGGCGTGTTCGGCTCACTCGTGCTCGCGCTCGTCGCTATCAACCCTGCACCAGCACAAGATCCGATCCCGCTCGTTTCTCCCGATCCTGAGCCCATTCCTCTGCCGCTCCCGCGCCCCGGACAACAGGGGCAGCCGGTTGAGCCCGCGCCGCCGACTCAACCGGGGCAAGGCGACGGAATTGAGGTACTTGCCAAGGGGCCGGTTCACGAGGCGTTCGCAGCCACCGCGGAAGCACCGGCCGAATCCCCCGTCGTCGCGAAGCAACCGCCCGATCCGGTCGAGGAACTGCCGCCGGACCAGAAGCCGGAAGGCGATAACGTGCAGTGGATTCCCGGCTACTGGAGCTGGGACGAAGAGGGCAGCCAGTTCATCTGGGTGAGCGGGTTCTGGCGCCAACCGCCCCCGGGGCGCGTGTGGGTGCCGGGTTCGTGGCGTGAGGTGAGGGGCGGGTGGCAGTACGTTCCAGGCTTCTGGCAGGAACTGACCCCACCGCAACCACAGCAACTCCAACAACCGCAAGTGCAGCCGGAAATCGAGTACCTGCCGCAACCGCCGGTTACGCTGGAAGTTGGCCCCACGGTCGAAGCACCGAACACCGCGAGCGTGTACGTGCCCGGGTCATGGGTGTGGCGGAACAAGTACGTGTGGCGCCCCGGCGTGTGGGTCGAGTACCGCCGCGACTGGGTGTGGGTGCCCGCGCGCTACCACTGGACCCCAGCCGGATACGTGTTCTGCGACGGTTACTGGGACTACCCCCTGGCCACCCGCGGTGTGCTGTTCGCGCCGGTCGTGATCTCCCGCCCGGTCTACACCCGGCGCGCGTTCGTCTACACGCCGGTGTACGTGGTGAGTGAACCGTGCATGACTGGCGCGTTGTTTGTGCGCCGCGGGCACGGGAACTACTACTTCGGCGACTACTTCGACAATCGGTACGCGACCGGCGGGTACACCGCGTGGTGCGGGACCGTGGGTCGCAACGGATTCGCCATCGGGTTCGGCGTCGGCCGTACCTGGGGTTACGACCCGCTGTGGAGCTACTACTCCGTCCACTACCGCAGCACCCCGCGTTGGCAGGGGGGCGTGAACGACCTGTACGCCGGACGGTACCGCGGTGAGGTAGCGCGTCCGCCGGTCACGCTCGTGCAACAGAACAGGACCATCAACAACATCACCAAGACCAACGTCACCAACGTGACGAACAACATCACGGTGGTGAACGGCGCCTCGACAGTGAACAACCGCGACGTATCGAACGTGGCGATGCTCGCGCCGCTGAAGGTTGCGCCCGATCTCCAGCGGACAAAGTTTGAGGCAGTGAGTGCCGAGCGCCGGCGCGACGAGGCGACCGCGGCGAAGCAAATTCGCGAGGTTGCGGTTCAGCGGACCAAGCTCGAAACGGCCGCAGTGAACCAACCCAAGCCGGTGGTGCCCCCGGGCGCTACACAACCGCCGACCAAACCGCAAACGATTAAACTGGACGTACCGAAAACGGCGATCCAGCGGGCTGCGGTGAGCACTGACGAGAAGAAAGCCCCCCCGCCGAACCCGCACCGGTCGATCAACACGCCCGGCGCAAAAGTGGACCCGAAAGCTCCAGTGAATCCTTCGATTACACCGATGCCGAAGGTGGACCCGAAGACACCGGGAACTCCGCCGGTGAACCCGGTGCCCAAAGTCGATCCGCCCAAGATCGATCCCAAGATGCCGGTAAAGCCGGGTATACCGCCTACGCAACCACCGGTGAATCCGGCGACACCGAAGATCGACCCGCCCAAGACGCCGGGAACTCCGCTTCCCAAAGTGGACCCGAAGCCCCCGGTCAATCCGCCGGTCAGCCCGATGCCGAAGATCGAACCGCCCAAGGTTGATCCGAAGCCGGTCACACCGCCGGTTTCGCCGAAGGTTGACCCGCCCAAGGGTATGCCGGTGGTTCCCAAGGTTGATCCGAAGCCGACGACGCCTCCGGTCGTTCCTCCGACTCAACCGCCGGTGACTCCGCTGCCAAGGGTCGACCCGAAGCCCCCGGTCATCCCGCCCACAACGCCGCTATCAAAAATTGAACCGAAGGGGCCAACAACCCCGCCGGTCACACCGAAGGTCGAGCCAAAGAGGAATCCGCCAACGCCCCCGAAAGCTGACCCGCGTCCCACGTCCCCGCCAAAGGGAGACCAGAAGCCGTCGCTCGCGGTTGTTCCGGCTGTGCAACCACAGCCCAAACCCGCAGTTATTCCCCCAGTTGCACAACCACAACCCAAGCCGGTTGTGGCAGCCCCTACGGTACAGCCCAAAGCCCAACCGACTCCGGCGCCGGTGGTTCAACCGCGCCCGGCAGCCATAGTTCCGACCGCCCCGCCGACGAAAGTCGTTCAACCGCCCAAAGCCCAACAACCGCCGGCTGAGCAACCGAAAACACAACCGGCTCCGGTCGGCAAACCCGCGAAGAAGCCGCGGTAA
- a CDS encoding RNA polymerase sigma factor, with amino-acid sequence MVAPLPEKVTPELVFREYAPRIFNLARRMLGNDADAEDVTQDVLLQVVRKLDSFRGDSQISTWLHRVTVNAALAHRAKRANRQKHESADLADEALDAVAPETEVKRWNLPPDEPVLAAEQQAIIEKAITELPEPFRDVYLLADVEGLPNSDIGTMLGLSVPAVKSRLHRARMRMRDLLAPHFEEKDAS; translated from the coding sequence ATGGTTGCACCGCTGCCCGAGAAAGTCACACCGGAACTCGTGTTCCGCGAATACGCGCCGCGCATATTCAACCTCGCCCGCCGGATGCTCGGTAACGATGCCGACGCCGAGGATGTGACGCAGGACGTATTGCTCCAGGTGGTGCGCAAACTCGACTCATTCCGCGGCGACTCGCAGATTTCGACCTGGCTGCACCGCGTCACGGTAAACGCAGCACTGGCCCACCGCGCGAAACGCGCGAACCGGCAGAAGCACGAGTCCGCGGACCTGGCGGACGAGGCCCTCGATGCGGTCGCGCCCGAGACCGAAGTCAAGCGCTGGAACCTGCCACCGGACGAACCGGTGCTAGCAGCCGAGCAGCAAGCGATCATCGAGAAAGCGATCACCGAACTGCCCGAGCCGTTCCGCGACGTTTACCTGCTCGCCGATGTGGAAGGTTTGCCCAACTCCGATATCGGCACCATGCTGGGGCTGAGCGTACCCGCTGTGAAAAGCCGCCTGCACCGGGCGCGAATGCGGATGCGCGACCTGCTGGCCCCGCACTTTGAGGAGAAGGACGCATCATGA
- a CDS encoding BatD family protein: MTQRCTLRPRWVGICCFAFCLFPFAFLTANGQPAFFEPKEDYYKAKGRSLRVKWEVEPTTVQVSSNLSVTLVVTGAQNPTEIVKPDLRKLKSFDVFKVTDVADPPHDAQAKEVRFAYKLAPRNTSVKEVPELKFHYFNPSAAPGAKQFPSTRAEAVEITVLEPPKIERPVVPLEAPEFLFHAATGPDVLGSGPRVPCRWAWLAAVCFGPLAAFGWLLVWRRVYPDAARLARMRRSRAARRANDLIRKASRTPDPPATIANAVLGYLRARFPLHESAATPAEIAAALKEHRVPEEIAERTSDVFRACDRARFAPSGDNELALAASAEAAVTRLEALA; the protein is encoded by the coding sequence ATGACTCAGCGATGCACACTTCGCCCGCGCTGGGTTGGTATTTGCTGTTTTGCCTTTTGTCTTTTCCCTTTTGCCTTTCTCACCGCCAACGGGCAACCGGCCTTCTTCGAGCCGAAAGAGGACTACTACAAGGCGAAGGGGCGCAGCCTCCGTGTGAAGTGGGAAGTCGAACCGACGACGGTTCAGGTGAGCAGCAATCTCTCGGTGACACTGGTAGTTACCGGCGCTCAGAATCCGACCGAGATCGTGAAGCCTGATTTGCGGAAATTAAAATCGTTCGACGTGTTCAAGGTCACCGATGTCGCGGACCCGCCACACGACGCGCAGGCAAAAGAAGTGCGGTTCGCGTACAAGCTCGCTCCGCGGAACACGTCCGTGAAGGAAGTGCCCGAGCTCAAGTTCCATTACTTCAACCCGTCCGCGGCGCCGGGGGCCAAACAGTTCCCGTCCACGCGGGCCGAGGCCGTCGAGATCACCGTACTGGAACCGCCGAAGATCGAGCGCCCGGTGGTACCGCTCGAAGCCCCGGAGTTCCTGTTTCACGCGGCGACCGGGCCGGACGTACTCGGGAGCGGGCCGCGGGTGCCGTGCCGGTGGGCGTGGCTCGCGGCGGTGTGTTTTGGCCCGCTCGCGGCTTTCGGCTGGTTACTCGTGTGGCGCCGAGTGTATCCGGACGCGGCCCGGCTCGCGCGCATGCGCCGGTCGCGGGCGGCTCGGCGCGCGAACGACCTGATTCGTAAGGCGAGCCGCACCCCGGACCCGCCCGCGACCATTGCGAACGCCGTGTTGGGCTATCTGCGTGCGCGGTTCCCGCTTCACGAATCGGCCGCGACCCCCGCGGAGATCGCCGCTGCGTTGAAAGAGCACCGCGTGCCCGAAGAGATCGCCGAACGGACGAGTGACGTGTTCCGCGCCTGCGATCGCGCCCGGTTCGCGCCTTCTGGTGACAACGAGCTAGCACTTGCCGCGAGCGCCGAAGCCGCCGTCACCCGGCTGGAGGCGCTCGCGTGA
- a CDS encoding HAD family hydrolase produces the protein MKAALFDFDGTLADSFAAITSSTNHVRRSYGLPPLPEAEVCRYVGYGLANLMADLVPGAPVDEAVARYREHHAGVMVAETRLMPGVGDTIRALAQRGLKLGVCSNKRVEFTRELVRALGLADCFACVLGPDDVSDRAKPDPAMLLEGLKRLGVSASETIYVGDMVVDVRTARAAGIAVWLVPTGTTEPDTPADRVLASFTELLELLPAHG, from the coding sequence ATGAAAGCCGCTCTTTTCGACTTCGACGGTACCCTCGCCGACAGCTTCGCCGCCATTACGTCGAGCACCAACCACGTGCGCCGGAGCTACGGGCTTCCGCCGTTGCCCGAGGCCGAGGTCTGCCGGTACGTGGGCTACGGCCTCGCGAATCTCATGGCCGATCTCGTGCCAGGGGCGCCGGTGGATGAAGCCGTCGCCCGGTACCGCGAGCACCACGCGGGGGTGATGGTCGCGGAAACGCGCCTCATGCCCGGCGTCGGTGACACGATTCGTGCGCTCGCGCAACGCGGACTAAAACTTGGGGTGTGCAGCAACAAGCGCGTCGAATTCACGCGCGAACTCGTCCGCGCACTCGGGCTGGCCGACTGTTTTGCTTGTGTTCTGGGACCGGACGACGTCTCAGACCGGGCAAAACCCGACCCCGCTATGCTCTTAGAGGGGTTGAAACGCTTAGGAGTTTCAGCGAGCGAGACAATTTACGTCGGCGACATGGTAGTCGACGTGCGGACCGCTCGTGCTGCCGGGATCGCGGTGTGGCTCGTGCCCACGGGAACAACCGAACCGGACACCCCCGCGGATCGTGTTTTGGCGTCGTTCACAGAGCTGTTGGAACTGCTGCCCGCACACGGCTAA
- a CDS encoding SH3 domain-containing protein, protein MNGLVAQMIPGSIIPGFVVALALLWASPARATSSTDTLVAAERAFAEGVELRSDADRAKVAFARAAAGYDELWAQGHHTAELALNRSRAHRLAGNLPRCIAALHDGLAVARFARPLQVELEDARSRVLYPIEGELAGHGRPRPARTVSTRMSPADAWALAGFAWLLACGGVVRCVMTRNALWLAFTAFWVAALGLLTVLWVQDADQRVQESQPLLVVTDEVYLRKGNATEYPARIEPALPKGAEVRELARRGGWVQVQLPGGMAGWLPETSVIPCGG, encoded by the coding sequence GTGAATGGTCTGGTTGCTCAAATGATCCCCGGGTCGATCATTCCCGGGTTTGTAGTCGCCCTCGCGCTCCTCTGGGCCTCACCCGCACGAGCGACTTCGTCCACGGACACACTTGTTGCAGCGGAACGTGCCTTCGCAGAGGGCGTGGAGCTTCGCAGTGATGCCGATCGCGCTAAGGTCGCGTTCGCGCGGGCGGCGGCCGGGTACGACGAACTCTGGGCGCAAGGCCATCACACGGCCGAACTCGCGCTGAACCGCAGTCGCGCGCACCGGCTCGCCGGGAACTTGCCGCGGTGCATCGCGGCCCTTCACGACGGATTGGCCGTCGCCCGGTTCGCCCGCCCGCTTCAGGTGGAACTTGAAGACGCCCGCTCGCGAGTGCTGTACCCGATCGAGGGCGAACTTGCGGGGCATGGGCGCCCGCGCCCAGCTCGTACTGTGAGCACGCGCATGTCGCCCGCGGACGCATGGGCGCTTGCGGGGTTCGCGTGGCTCCTCGCGTGCGGCGGAGTTGTGCGGTGCGTCATGACGCGGAACGCGCTTTGGCTCGCCTTCACCGCGTTCTGGGTGGCCGCGCTCGGGTTACTCACTGTGTTGTGGGTTCAGGACGCCGACCAGCGCGTTCAGGAATCACAACCGCTTTTGGTGGTGACAGACGAGGTGTATTTGCGAAAAGGGAACGCGACCGAATACCCCGCGCGAATCGAACCCGCGCTGCCGAAAGGGGCCGAGGTGCGAGAGTTGGCCCGGCGCGGTGGGTGGGTTCAGGTGCAATTACCCGGCGGAATGGCCGGCTGGCTCCCGGAGACGTCCGTCATCCCGTGCGGCGGATAG
- a CDS encoding tetratricopeptide repeat protein: protein MATSRVTRFACYLLPLSFCLFLAAAPPQTESPDDLIRRANDVFRSGDKDTADKLYATAEERAPDPGLVAFNRAAVLFDRKQYRDAEQHYERVLKDAECPPERAARAWYNRGTCLLWRGGSIDVYRAAIACFEHALDSSAADKPLKDRAADNLELAKLLWNEERKKEENKKKSPNTDVPPEENPQARPDPDKQAGGNDDAGNETDPSRNGNNPKSVGTQPQQLLNGANNPTPTEQTTAGNNATVQPLEDKSEVQQLSEKDARANMSEIVKRIKREQQSLLRTLYGPERPSVRDW from the coding sequence ATGGCAACGTCGCGCGTCACGCGGTTCGCTTGTTACCTTCTGCCTCTCTCATTTTGCCTTTTTTTGGCCGCGGCGCCGCCACAAACCGAATCGCCGGATGATCTCATTCGCCGGGCTAACGACGTGTTCCGCTCCGGGGACAAGGACACGGCCGACAAGCTCTACGCGACGGCGGAGGAGCGTGCGCCCGACCCGGGGCTGGTCGCGTTCAACCGCGCCGCGGTGCTCTTTGACCGCAAACAGTACCGCGACGCCGAACAGCACTACGAGCGCGTGCTGAAGGACGCCGAGTGCCCGCCAGAACGCGCGGCGCGGGCGTGGTACAACCGCGGCACCTGCCTGTTGTGGCGCGGCGGGTCCATCGACGTGTACCGTGCGGCCATCGCGTGTTTCGAGCACGCGCTTGATAGTTCCGCTGCCGATAAACCGCTCAAAGACCGCGCCGCGGACAATTTGGAACTCGCGAAACTGCTCTGGAACGAGGAGCGGAAGAAGGAAGAGAACAAGAAGAAGTCTCCGAACACAGACGTGCCGCCGGAAGAGAACCCTCAAGCGCGACCGGACCCGGACAAACAAGCCGGCGGGAACGATGATGCCGGTAATGAAACCGATCCTTCCCGCAACGGCAACAACCCGAAGAGTGTCGGCACTCAACCGCAACAACTACTCAACGGCGCCAACAACCCCACCCCGACCGAACAGACGACGGCCGGGAACAATGCGACCGTCCAACCACTCGAAGACAAGAGCGAGGTCCAACAGCTCAGCGAGAAGGACGCCCGTGCGAACATGTCCGAGATCGTAAAACGTATCAAGCGCGAGCAGCAGTCGCTTTTGCGAACGCTCTACGGTCCCGAGCGCCCGAGCGTGCGGGATTGGTAG
- a CDS encoding vWA domain-containing protein: MLAISNDTLANFFNSSSGLGGLLTDAREFLAVVRLARPDALWLLLLLPLLGLLNRWASRRRKHAVATIGRPAAVAGQLTHPRPPRRWLGFTYPLAWALLILGVAGPRWGKSDEPGVAVGRDVVIVIDLSRSMLAEDMSDPKAKTRWEGARAGALDLLNTMIRRGGHRVGVIVFASKPKVLCPLTTDYKHVKDVLEDINGKFPPPECKAGADPNITSGTRFGSALIAAVEIHDAQFKGSQDVFFISDGDDPDESDREWVRGANAARAANVPVYTVGVGHPTKVTVPEIDSVADPFGTKLQEELLEQIARETSGEYIAARTSNPQLGEFFHNRIDIQKVRTIVGEDQVPQPKERYPWVLVPALLLFFGGWLRGR; encoded by the coding sequence ATGTTAGCGATTAGCAATGACACTCTTGCGAATTTCTTCAACTCGTCCTCCGGACTGGGCGGGTTGCTGACCGACGCGCGCGAATTCCTCGCGGTGGTGCGGTTGGCCCGGCCGGACGCGCTGTGGTTGCTGCTCCTGCTCCCGTTACTCGGGTTGTTGAACCGCTGGGCCTCACGGCGCCGAAAGCACGCGGTCGCAACGATCGGGCGCCCGGCGGCCGTGGCCGGTCAGCTCACGCACCCGCGCCCGCCACGCCGGTGGCTCGGATTTACGTACCCGCTCGCGTGGGCGCTGCTCATTTTGGGCGTCGCCGGTCCCCGGTGGGGTAAGAGCGACGAACCAGGCGTCGCGGTCGGGCGCGACGTGGTCATCGTGATCGACCTGAGCCGCTCGATGCTCGCTGAAGACATGTCCGACCCGAAAGCGAAGACGCGCTGGGAGGGCGCCCGCGCCGGCGCTCTCGATTTGCTCAACACAATGATCCGACGCGGCGGGCACCGGGTCGGCGTGATCGTGTTCGCGTCGAAGCCGAAAGTGCTCTGCCCGCTCACGACCGACTACAAGCACGTAAAGGATGTGCTGGAAGACATTAACGGCAAATTTCCGCCGCCGGAGTGCAAGGCCGGGGCGGACCCGAATATCACGTCCGGCACCCGTTTCGGGTCCGCGTTGATTGCTGCTGTTGAGATACACGACGCGCAGTTCAAAGGTTCACAGGACGTGTTCTTCATCTCCGATGGTGACGACCCGGACGAGAGCGATCGGGAATGGGTGCGCGGCGCGAACGCCGCCCGCGCCGCGAACGTCCCCGTTTACACTGTGGGCGTCGGCCACCCGACCAAAGTGACCGTTCCCGAAATCGATTCCGTGGCGGACCCGTTCGGCACGAAGTTACAGGAAGAACTACTGGAGCAAATCGCGCGGGAGACGTCCGGGGAGTACATCGCCGCGCGCACCAGCAACCCGCAACTCGGCGAGTTCTTTCACAATCGCATCGACATTCAAAAGGTGCGAACCATCGTGGGCGAGGATCAGGTTCCTCAACCGAAGGAACGCTACCCGTGGGTGCTCGTCCCAGCGCTATTGTTGTTCTTCGGCGGGTGGCTACGCGGTCGGTAA
- a CDS encoding GNAT family N-acetyltransferase: MTIREATESDWPHVWALFQSVAASGDVFAYDESTTEATARKLWFDAPAACFVCEEDGRFAGTYYVRPNHPGRGAHVANAGYMVSPDFRGRGLAVAMCQHSLETAKRLGFTAMQFNFVVSTNASAVRAWERCGFAVIGRLSGAFHHKELSFVDAFVMFREL; encoded by the coding sequence GTGACGATCCGTGAAGCGACCGAGAGCGACTGGCCGCATGTGTGGGCGCTATTTCAAAGCGTCGCGGCGAGCGGGGACGTATTCGCTTATGACGAATCTACGACCGAAGCTACCGCGCGGAAGTTGTGGTTCGATGCCCCGGCAGCGTGTTTTGTGTGCGAAGAAGACGGCCGATTCGCCGGGACGTACTACGTTCGACCGAACCATCCCGGGCGCGGGGCTCACGTCGCGAATGCGGGTTACATGGTCTCCCCGGACTTTCGCGGGCGCGGGCTGGCGGTCGCGATGTGTCAGCACTCGCTCGAAACTGCGAAACGACTCGGTTTTACCGCCATGCAGTTCAACTTCGTGGTGAGTACGAACGCATCCGCGGTGCGGGCGTGGGAGCGGTGCGGTTTTGCGGTGATTGGTCGGCTTTCTGGGGCGTTTCACCACAAAGAACTCAGTTTCGTGGACGCTTTTGTGATGTTCCGCGAGCTGTAA
- a CDS encoding anti-sigma factor family protein, with translation MTCTELAALLVDYLNGELVIEHHETVSIHISGCKKCEGFVATYSHTVRVARALPKCCSLSPAFEARLRAALNEHLSE, from the coding sequence ATGACCTGCACGGAACTGGCGGCCCTCCTGGTGGACTACCTGAACGGCGAACTGGTGATCGAACACCACGAAACGGTTTCGATCCACATCAGCGGGTGCAAGAAGTGCGAGGGGTTCGTCGCAACGTACTCGCACACGGTGCGCGTCGCCCGCGCGCTCCCGAAATGCTGTTCGCTCTCGCCGGCATTTGAGGCGCGACTGCGTGCCGCCCTCAATGAACATCTCAGTGAGTGA
- a CDS encoding alpha-ketoglutarate-dependent dioxygenase AlkB family protein, translating into MAEWIDIRDGGQFLYDPTFCSPEEADTLFAWLRTSIAWKQEAVRGKPLPRLNAWFADEGLKYSYSGLSHLGTGWLPELEEIRSAVETTSGTTFNSLLLNLYRDGQDSIGFHTDAEPELGENPAVATVSFGSVREFVLKHRKARETLSYQLGHGSLFVMGGTSQHHWLHALPKTEEALGERVSLTFRRIVGTRA; encoded by the coding sequence ATGGCTGAATGGATCGACATACGGGACGGCGGGCAATTCCTCTATGACCCGACTTTTTGTTCGCCAGAAGAGGCCGATACTCTGTTCGCGTGGTTACGAACAAGTATCGCTTGGAAACAAGAAGCCGTTCGTGGGAAGCCGTTACCGCGCCTCAACGCTTGGTTCGCCGACGAGGGATTGAAGTACAGCTATTCCGGCCTTTCGCACCTCGGGACGGGCTGGCTACCGGAACTGGAAGAGATCAGAAGTGCTGTTGAAACGACGTCGGGAACGACGTTCAACAGCCTCCTGCTGAACCTTTATCGCGACGGGCAAGATTCGATCGGCTTTCACACCGATGCAGAGCCGGAATTGGGGGAGAACCCGGCCGTAGCCACAGTTTCGTTCGGCTCCGTTCGCGAGTTCGTTTTGAAGCACAGGAAAGCGCGAGAAACGCTTTCGTACCAACTCGGTCACGGCAGTTTGTTTGTGATGGGCGGGACGTCACAGCATCACTGGTTGCATGCTCTTCCGAAAACCGAAGAGGCGCTTGGTGAGCGCGTAAGCCTAACCTTTCGGCGAATCGTCGGAACGAGAGCGTGA
- a CDS encoding vWA domain-containing protein, whose amino-acid sequence MLSFTTPEFLWLSPLALVVAWWWRRRRRPALRFSDVSGFGNHTGRRASFAAWGGPVLRGLACLFLVVACAGPRRPDTRTPLPSEGIALVMALDVSGSMGTEDVAWSLNSQPVSRLDAARRALKLFLAGGDAPDGTKFESRPGDSVGLVVFAAVPQTACPLTLNHSVFFKVVDGLQPKGGVDAGTNIGDALAEAIVRLDAVDNPKKARVLILLSDGEHNVFKEDVPDAKKPGIDRTLKPREAAQLAANLNVKIYTIDAGGEPPPGSTPDMIAQRLAGRQALKDVAEMTSGKAFHATSGTDLLAAYREISALEKVKDQAPIYRKHFEYYAWFAGAALVLILSTHALDRTLWRAVT is encoded by the coding sequence ATGCTCTCGTTCACGACCCCCGAATTCCTGTGGCTGTCGCCGCTGGCACTGGTTGTCGCGTGGTGGTGGCGCCGGCGGCGCCGGCCGGCGCTGCGCTTCAGTGACGTCAGCGGCTTCGGGAACCACACCGGTCGGCGGGCGTCGTTCGCGGCTTGGGGCGGTCCCGTGCTCCGCGGGCTGGCGTGTCTATTCCTCGTCGTTGCGTGTGCTGGCCCGCGCCGGCCAGACACGCGAACGCCGCTTCCGTCCGAAGGGATCGCGCTCGTGATGGCGCTCGACGTGAGTGGCAGCATGGGCACCGAGGACGTCGCGTGGAGCCTCAATAGCCAACCGGTGTCGCGCCTCGATGCCGCCCGGCGCGCGTTGAAGTTGTTCCTGGCCGGTGGGGACGCTCCCGACGGCACGAAATTCGAGTCCCGCCCGGGCGATTCTGTGGGCTTGGTTGTATTTGCCGCAGTGCCGCAGACCGCGTGCCCGCTCACGCTCAATCACTCGGTGTTCTTCAAGGTCGTGGATGGGCTTCAGCCCAAAGGTGGCGTCGACGCGGGTACGAACATCGGTGACGCGCTCGCCGAAGCGATTGTCCGTCTCGACGCGGTCGATAACCCGAAGAAGGCCCGCGTGCTGATTCTTCTCAGTGACGGCGAACACAACGTTTTCAAGGAAGACGTACCGGACGCGAAGAAGCCCGGTATCGACCGCACGCTGAAGCCGCGCGAAGCCGCGCAACTCGCCGCGAACCTGAACGTAAAGATTTACACCATCGATGCTGGTGGTGAACCGCCTCCGGGTTCTACGCCGGACATGATCGCGCAGCGCTTGGCCGGGCGCCAGGCGCTCAAGGACGTGGCCGAGATGACCAGTGGTAAGGCATTTCACGCGACCAGTGGAACCGACTTGCTCGCCGCGTACCGCGAAATCAGTGCTCTGGAGAAGGTCAAAGATCAAGCTCCGATTTACCGCAAACACTTCGAGTATTATGCGTGGTTCGCGGGGGCCGCACTCGTCTTAATTCTGTCCACACACGCGCTTGATCGCACCCTGTGGCGCGCGGTGACGTGA